AGCCTCCCAAGATGAATTTTGTCTCCGTTATAAATAGTATCATAAAAAACACCCATTAGTTGACCAATGAGTGTTTGAATGCATAGATGACCGCCTGTGTTCGATCCTGTACTTGGAGCTTAGCCAATATATTGCTTACATGTACCTTCACTGTCTTAAGTGCGATGAACAGCTCATCCGCTATTTCTTGATTCGTTTTCCCTTGTGTCATGAGGAGAAGGATTTCCATTTCCCTGTTGGTCAATTCCTCATGAGGAAGGATTTCGGTCTTCCTGCGCATCTTTTGCATCATTTTTCCTGCCACTTCCGGCTCCAAGATGGATTGTCCTTTATAGGTGGAACGAACTGCATTGGCAATTTCACTTGCTTTGGAAGTTTTCAGCATATAGCTGGTAGCTCCCGCTTCAAGTGCAGGATAGACTTTTTCATCATCAAGAAAGCTCGTAACAATAATGATTTTCGCTTCCGGCCATTGTTCCATGATTCTTCTGGTTGCTTCGATCCCGTCCATTTCCTTCATGACTAAGTCCATTAAAATAATATCAGGTTTATGTTCGAGTGCCAGCTCAATTGCGACAGATCCATCATCCGCTTCAGCAACAACCTCTATATCGGGTTGAGCTGACAGGTATGCCGTAACACCGATTCTTACCATTTCATGATCATCTACAAACAACACTCTAATCATTTTTACTTAAGCCTCCTCTATGTCTAGTTTGGGAACTTTCACTTCCAGTCTTGTTCCCTCATTCTCTACACTTACTATTTTCAACGTACCACCTAGCTCAACGGCACGTTCATGCATGTTTTGCAAGCCATAAGAACCTGCCCTCGCCTGCTCCACATCAAAGCCGATTCCGTCATCCACTACGCGAAGTATGATGAAGTTCTCTCTTTGAATAAGTAATACCTCCACCGCATTGGCTTTGGAATGGCGTAACGTGTTGGATAATGTCTCCTGCAGGATTCTAAATAAATGATCCTCCACACCTTTATCAATAGAAAAACGTTCAATCTTCCACGTGATGCTCATCGGAACTTTTTGGATAAGCTCTACTAATAATTCCTCTGCACCTTCTTGAAGCGTTTTTCCTTTTAATGCGACTGGTCGTAAATGAAGGAGTAATGCCCGCATCTCCAATTGAGATTGGTGTATCATCTCCTCCACTAATCGCAATTGCTTTGTTTCATTATTATCAGTGCCAGATTCTCCCCTAGTTTCCGTTAATGCAGACATTAGCATGGAGGCTGCGAAGAGTTGCTGGCTGACAGAATCGTGCAATTCTCTTGCAAGTCTGTTTCGTTCCTGTGAAACAATTTCTTGTATTCTATTCTCCAGATCTTCTGCCTT
This window of the Sutcliffiella horikoshii genome carries:
- a CDS encoding response regulator transcription factor gives rise to the protein MIRVLFVDDHEMVRIGVTAYLSAQPDIEVVAEADDGSVAIELALEHKPDIILMDLVMKEMDGIEATRRIMEQWPEAKIIIVTSFLDDEKVYPALEAGATSYMLKTSKASEIANAVRSTYKGQSILEPEVAGKMMQKMRRKTEILPHEELTNREMEILLLMTQGKTNQEIADELFIALKTVKVHVSNILAKLQVQDRTQAVIYAFKHSLVN
- a CDS encoding sensor histidine kinase, with protein sequence MSILQRQVLWATCIALVSFLVIGTVTYFFFPVISLEALWVLKVMDLPYILFLTIVSLGLGILFGLFSGVYWKNQLNTVYEELKAVEQGRSLWEVPGSSIQELASMEEVIGKLHNQIQEQTKISQKIANEKAEDLENRIQEIVSQERNRLARELHDSVSQQLFAASMLMSALTETRGESGTDNNETKQLRLVEEMIHQSQLEMRALLLHLRPVALKGKTLQEGAEELLVELIQKVPMSITWKIERFSIDKGVEDHLFRILQETLSNTLRHSKANAVEVLLIQRENFIILRVVDDGIGFDVEQARAGSYGLQNMHERAVELGGTLKIVSVENEGTRLEVKVPKLDIEEA